One part of the Nostoc sp. PCC 7120 = FACHB-418 genome encodes these proteins:
- a CDS encoding aldo/keto reductase, with product MTAKQTRRNFLMTSAAVTGSVVMTNVLQQNSTPTAAPPAMMPERILGRTDVKLPIFGLGGAGQTPLSWEGKQSEAEAIIYKALELGIRYFDTAASYGPSEDYFGKILPPHRGKIFLASKTAYRDRDGAWRELERSLKRLNTDYLDLWQLHHVSFAAELDTIFSPSGAIKALEEAVSQKLVRFAGITGHRDPEVITEGLRRYPFHTTLIPVNAADRHHPRPFIPVVLPVAQAKNVGVVAMKVPAYGRLFKPGGLAGMEQAMGYSLSQPGVHSCVVAAESVEQLASNVQVARNFQPLAETELTAIAQRTASIWEDSTFFRSWS from the coding sequence CGAAACAGACACGGCGTAACTTTCTCATGACCAGTGCTGCTGTTACCGGGAGTGTTGTAATGACGAATGTTTTACAACAAAATTCCACTCCTACTGCTGCACCACCAGCAATGATGCCAGAACGCATCTTAGGACGCACAGATGTGAAATTACCTATTTTTGGGTTGGGAGGTGCGGGACAAACCCCACTATCTTGGGAAGGCAAACAGTCTGAAGCTGAAGCAATTATTTACAAAGCTTTAGAACTGGGTATTCGCTATTTTGATACGGCTGCAAGTTATGGGCCGAGTGAAGATTATTTTGGTAAAATTTTACCACCCCATCGTGGGAAGATATTTTTAGCTAGTAAGACTGCATATAGAGATCGGGATGGTGCATGGCGAGAATTAGAGCGATCGCTCAAACGCCTAAATACAGATTATCTCGATTTGTGGCAGTTACATCACGTTTCTTTTGCCGCAGAACTCGACACTATATTTAGTCCCTCTGGTGCCATTAAAGCTTTAGAAGAAGCCGTTAGCCAAAAATTAGTTCGTTTCGCAGGTATTACCGGACATCGTGACCCAGAAGTAATTACCGAAGGGTTACGTCGCTATCCCTTCCATACGACACTCATACCAGTTAACGCCGCCGATAGACACCACCCCCGTCCATTTATCCCTGTAGTTTTACCAGTAGCGCAAGCCAAAAATGTGGGTGTGGTAGCAATGAAAGTCCCGGCTTATGGGCGATTATTTAAGCCTGGTGGATTGGCAGGGATGGAACAGGCAATGGGATATAGTTTGTCTCAGCCAGGGGTTCATAGTTGCGTGGTTGCGGCGGAAAGTGTAGAACAATTAGCAAGTAATGTGCAAGTGGCGCGTAACTTTCAACCTTTGGCAGAAACAGAATTGACAGCGATCGCTCAACGTACTGCTAGTATTTGGGAAGATAGTACATTTTTCCGTAGTTGGAGTTAG